A part of Salmo trutta chromosome 15, fSalTru1.1, whole genome shotgun sequence genomic DNA contains:
- the LOC115149613 gene encoding zinc finger protein 135 — protein sequence MNLVTVTLEDEEEETGDLSNTRERPDFPFDRRKSPSGKPDPETPKPVTRHHCSLCGRSFTKLGNLKEHEKKHTGEKPFQCSQCGKRFSRTHELILHERTHTGEKPHYCSQCGKSFAQLGNLKKHKRVHSGEKPYPCSHCGKYFRLSEHLKSHERTHTGEKTRTCSQCGKSFSHLGNLKKHKRIHTGEKPYPCSHCGKNFRLLQNLKSHERTHTGEKPHNCIQCGKSFSHLGNLNKHKKIHSGEKPYCCSRCGKNFTLSESLKSHERTHTGEKSHNCSQCGKSFSHSATLNQHKRIHSREKPYCCSQCGKNFALSDNLKKHERTHTGEKPYQCSQCGKRFSRTPDLKKHERTHTGENPYHCSQCGKSFTDLDSLNIHKIIHSKEKPYHCSQCGKSFTKLGNLKRHLDIHTQGRISSQFGKSFS from the exons ttactgtcacattggaagatgaagaggaggagacaggagatctgagtaacacca gagagagaccagactttCCCTTTGACAGacggaagagtccttcagggaaACCAGACCCAGAGACTCCCAAACCAGTGACACGACAtcactgctccctgtgtggaaggagttttaccaagttagggaacctaaaagagcatgagaaaaaacacacaggagaaaagcctttccaatgctcccagtgtggaaagagattttcaCGAACTCATGAACTAATATTACatgaaaggacacacacaggggaaaaaccacactattgctcccagtgtggaaagagttttgcgcagttagggaacctaaaaaaACACAAGAGGGTACACtccggagagaagccttacccctgttcccattgtggaaaatATTTTAGGCTGTCAGAACACTTAAAatcacatgagaggacacacacaggggaaaaaaCACGCacttgctcccagtgtggaaagagtttttcccatttagggaacctaaaaaaacataagagaatacacactggagagaaaccttacccctgttcccattgtggaaagaattttaggTTATTACAAAACTTAAAatcacatgagaggacacacacaggggaaaaacCACACAATTGCatccagtgtggaaagagtttttcccATTTAGGGAACCTGAACAAACATAAGAAAATACattctggagagaagccttactgctGTTCTCGTTGTGGAAAGAATTTTAcattgtcagaaagcttaaaatcacatgagaggacacacacaggggaaaaatCACACaattgctcccagtgtggaaagagtttttcccATTCAGCGACCCTCAAtcaacataagagaatacactctcgagagaagccttactgctgttcccaatgtggaaagaaTTTTGCATTGTCAGATAACCTGAAgaagcatgagaggacacacacaggagaaaagccgtaccaatgctcccagtgtggaaagagattttcaAGAACACCGGACCTGAAGAAGCATgaacggacacacacaggagaaaatccttaccactgctcccagtgtggaaagagttttactgacTTAGATAGCCTGAACATACATAAGATAATACACTCTAAAGAGAAACCGTACcattgttcccagtgtggaaagagttttactaagctagggaacctgaaaaggcatttggatatacacacacagggGAGGATAAGCTCCCAGTTTGGAAAGAGTTTTAGTTAG